CGTCTTGAGCTTGCGGGTGCCCGGGAGTTGGACGACGTAGTTGCCGGGGGCCGGGCTCTCCCACTCCAGTTCGGCATCCTTCAGGACCGTCTCGACGATCTGGGCCGCCTGTGTCGCCTGCTCTCCGTCAGCCATGGTGCGAGCGTACGCGACGGCGGTGCGACTGCATCGCGGCCGTGTAGACGTCCGCCGTGGCGGCGGCCGCGGTGTCCCAGCCGAAGGACTGGGCGTGGCGGGCGGCCGCGGCGCCCATGCGGGGGGTGAGCGCGGGCTCGTCGGCGAAGGCGCGGAGCACGCGCGCGTAGTCGGCGGGGTTGTGGCCCCGTACGAGGAAGCCGGTCTCCGTGTCGCGCACGGCCACCGGGAGTCCGCCGACCGCCGCGGCCAGCACGGGGGTGCCCGCCGCCTGTGCCTCTATCGCCACCAGGCCGAAGGACTCGCTGTACGACGGCATGACGAGGAGGGACGCCGCCCGGAACCAGTCGGCCAGCTGGTCCTGGTCCACGGGCGGCCGGAAGCGGACCACGTCCGCGATGCCCAGGCGGGCGGCGAGCTTCTGCAGGCCCTCCGGCTTGGCGAGGCCGCTGCCGCTGGGGCCGCCGACGATCGGGACGACGATCCGGGAGCGCAGGTCGGGGCGGTCGTCGAGGAGCGCCGCCACCGCGCGCAGGAGGATGTCCGGCGCCTTGAGGGGCTGGATGCGGCCGGCGAAGAGGGGGACCAGGGCGTCCTGCGGGAGGTCCAGGCGGGCGCGGGCCGCCGCCCGGCCGTCCGCGGGGCGGAAGCGGTCGAGGTTGACGCCGGGGTGGACCACCGCGACCTTGGCGGGGGCGGCGTCGTAGTGGCGTACGAGTTCGTCCGCCTCTTCGGAGGTGTTGGCGATCAGGCGGTCCGCCGCGTTGACGATCTGGGTCTCGCCGATCACGCGGGCGGCGGGTTCGGGGGTGTCGCCGTCGGCGAGGTTGGCGTTCTTGACCTTGGCCATGGTGTGCATGGCGTGGACCAGGGGGACGCCCCAGCGCTGGGCCGCGAGCCAGCCGACGTGGCCGGAGAGCCAGTAGTGGGAGTGGACCAGGTCGTAGTAGCCCGGGCGGTGGCCGGCCCAGGCCTGCATGACGCCGTGCGTGAAGGCGCAGAGCTGCGCGGGCAGGTCCTCCTT
The sequence above is drawn from the Streptomyces sp. SLBN-31 genome and encodes:
- the mshA gene encoding D-inositol-3-phosphate glycosyltransferase, which encodes MKAQARHARSKEERQVSRLRLHRRPRRVAMLSVHTSPLHQPGTGDAGGMNVYIVELAQRLAAINVEVEVFTRATTATLPPTVELSPGVLVRHVDAGPYEGLAKEDLPAQLCAFTHGVMQAWAGHRPGYYDLVHSHYWLSGHVGWLAAQRWGVPLVHAMHTMAKVKNANLADGDTPEPAARVIGETQIVNAADRLIANTSEEADELVRHYDAAPAKVAVVHPGVNLDRFRPADGRAAARARLDLPQDALVPLFAGRIQPLKAPDILLRAVAALLDDRPDLRSRIVVPIVGGPSGSGLAKPEGLQKLAARLGIADVVRFRPPVDQDQLADWFRAASLLVMPSYSESFGLVAIEAQAAGTPVLAAAVGGLPVAVRDTETGFLVRGHNPADYARVLRAFADEPALTPRMGAAAARHAQSFGWDTAAAATADVYTAAMQSHRRRVRSHHG